A window from Triticum aestivum cultivar Chinese Spring chromosome 6D, IWGSC CS RefSeq v2.1, whole genome shotgun sequence encodes these proteins:
- the LOC123143428 gene encoding uncharacterized protein isoform X1: MSCEEMSRRPLPPAAAPPLEDDNLLSEILLRLSPDPSSLPRASLISKRWLGIVSDPGFSRRFRLHHRHNPPLLGFFYHVSDFEPAMDPPNRVPDSHLSSCLETLDDDRIWYLMPLGSRHGLLLTFCELWNKLLVWDTFNVEQHHLAVPPGFDLEKAWASGAVFRAAGDNQYFQVVLVSTETADQQHTRAIARVYSSETGGWGDIVSTPLPPKASSSTMGEGEFPTKITMFLTISVLVGHSIYWLLIDRSAEINTLDGILEFDLERQILAVIPVPLDIANNSLAQFQVMRAEGGGLGILSLSKFSAQLWKMETDSDGVASWMLQRTINLDKLLSTNSDIERGPPPIILGFAEYNNVVFLWTHIGVFTIQLESLTFKKVSKTLMGRYFPFESGYAAGGSSICLYIAGKRIGGGHDGAELLHNT; the protein is encoded by the exons ATGAGCTGTGAGGAGATGAGCCGCCGCCCGCTCCCGCCGGCGGCCGCCCCGCCGCTGGAGGACGACAACCTcctctccgagatcctcctccgcctctcGCCAGATCCGTCCTCCCTCCCTCGCGCCTCCCTCATCTCCAAGCGCTGGCTCGGAATCGTCTCCGACCCCGGCTTCTCCCGCCGcttccgcctccaccaccgccacaACCCACCTCTCCTCGGGTTCTTCTACCACGTCTCGGACTTCGAACCTGCAATGGATCCCCCCAATCGTGTCCCGGATTCCCACCTCTCTTCGTGCCTCGAGACCCTCGACGACGACCGCATCTGGTACTTGATGCCCTTGGGATCCCGCCATGGCCTCCTACTCACCTTCTGCGAATTGTGGAACAAGCTCCTGGTGTGGGACACCTTCAACGTCGAGCAGCACCACCTAGCTGTTCCCCCGGGGTTCGATTTGGAGAAGGCCTGGGCCAGCGGGGCGGTGTTTCGCGCCGCCGGAGACAACCAATACTTCCAGGTGGTCTTGGTAAGCACAGAGACAGCTGACCAACAACATACACGGGCAATCGCCCGTGTTTACTCATCGGAGACTGGCGGATGGGGTGATATTGTCTCGACACCGCTTCCACCCAAGGCTTCTAGTTCTACTATGGGCGAGGGCGAATTTCCCACCAAGATTACAATGTTCTTAACTATCAGTGTGCTAGTTGGGCATTCCATTTACTGGTTGCTCATTGACAGATCGGCAGAAATTAACACATTGGATGGCATCCTTGAGTTTGATTTGGAGAGGCAGATTCTAGCTGTGATACCGGTGCCATTGGATATTGCCAATAATAGTCTAGCCCAATTCCAGGTTATGCGGGCAGAGGGCGGTGGCCTTGGTATTCTCTCTCTGTCAAAATTCAGCGCCCAATTATGGAAGATGGAGACCGATTCTGATGGTGTTGCTTCATGGATGCTGCAAAGAACTATCAATCTAGATAAACTACTTTCCACGAATTCAGATATTGAGAGAGGGCCGCCCCCAATAATACTAGGGTTTGCTGAGTACAATAATGTGGTATTCCTATGGACACATATTggcgtcttcacgatccagcttgAGTCCCTGACGTTCAAGAAAGTTTCCAAAACCCTCATGGGTCGCTATTTTCCATTCGAAAGTGGCTATGCTGCAGGAGGTAGTAGCATATGCCTTTACATTGCTG GCAAGCGTATTGGTGGTGGACATGATGGAGCTGAACTTTTACATAATACATAA
- the LOC123143428 gene encoding uncharacterized protein isoform X2, with protein MSCEEMSRRPLPPAAAPPLEDDNLLSEILLRLSPDPSSLPRASLISKRWLGIVSDPGFSRRFRLHHRHNPPLLGFFYHVSDFEPAMDPPNRVPDSHLSSCLETLDDDRIWYLMPLGSRHGLLLTFCELWNKLLVWDTFNVEQHHLAVPPGFDLEKAWASGAVFRAAGDNQYFQVVLVSTETADQQHTRAIARVYSSETGGWGDIVSTPLPPKASSSTMGEGEFPTKITMFLTISVLVGHSIYWLLIDRSAEINTLDGILEFDLERQILAVIPVPLDIANNSLAQFQVMRAEGGGLGILSLSKFSAQLWKMETDSDGVASWMLQRTINLDKLLSTNSDIERGPPPIILGFAEYNNVVFLWTHIGVFTIQLESLTFKKVSKTLMGRYFPFESGYAAGGKRIGGGHDGAELLHNT; from the exons ATGAGCTGTGAGGAGATGAGCCGCCGCCCGCTCCCGCCGGCGGCCGCCCCGCCGCTGGAGGACGACAACCTcctctccgagatcctcctccgcctctcGCCAGATCCGTCCTCCCTCCCTCGCGCCTCCCTCATCTCCAAGCGCTGGCTCGGAATCGTCTCCGACCCCGGCTTCTCCCGCCGcttccgcctccaccaccgccacaACCCACCTCTCCTCGGGTTCTTCTACCACGTCTCGGACTTCGAACCTGCAATGGATCCCCCCAATCGTGTCCCGGATTCCCACCTCTCTTCGTGCCTCGAGACCCTCGACGACGACCGCATCTGGTACTTGATGCCCTTGGGATCCCGCCATGGCCTCCTACTCACCTTCTGCGAATTGTGGAACAAGCTCCTGGTGTGGGACACCTTCAACGTCGAGCAGCACCACCTAGCTGTTCCCCCGGGGTTCGATTTGGAGAAGGCCTGGGCCAGCGGGGCGGTGTTTCGCGCCGCCGGAGACAACCAATACTTCCAGGTGGTCTTGGTAAGCACAGAGACAGCTGACCAACAACATACACGGGCAATCGCCCGTGTTTACTCATCGGAGACTGGCGGATGGGGTGATATTGTCTCGACACCGCTTCCACCCAAGGCTTCTAGTTCTACTATGGGCGAGGGCGAATTTCCCACCAAGATTACAATGTTCTTAACTATCAGTGTGCTAGTTGGGCATTCCATTTACTGGTTGCTCATTGACAGATCGGCAGAAATTAACACATTGGATGGCATCCTTGAGTTTGATTTGGAGAGGCAGATTCTAGCTGTGATACCGGTGCCATTGGATATTGCCAATAATAGTCTAGCCCAATTCCAGGTTATGCGGGCAGAGGGCGGTGGCCTTGGTATTCTCTCTCTGTCAAAATTCAGCGCCCAATTATGGAAGATGGAGACCGATTCTGATGGTGTTGCTTCATGGATGCTGCAAAGAACTATCAATCTAGATAAACTACTTTCCACGAATTCAGATATTGAGAGAGGGCCGCCCCCAATAATACTAGGGTTTGCTGAGTACAATAATGTGGTATTCCTATGGACACATATTggcgtcttcacgatccagcttgAGTCCCTGACGTTCAAGAAAGTTTCCAAAACCCTCATGGGTCGCTATTTTCCATTCGAAAGTGGCTATGCTGCAGGAG GCAAGCGTATTGGTGGTGGACATGATGGAGCTGAACTTTTACATAATACATAA